A stretch of Castanea sativa cultivar Marrone di Chiusa Pesio chromosome 2, ASM4071231v1 DNA encodes these proteins:
- the LOC142623411 gene encoding pentatricopeptide repeat-containing protein At3g23020, whose product MLVKLQHLDTSCFHILDSSRALPCIRVSVSPLDHVELITNRHREHKVLQCPSGEIKRFDVSHEKSGVVHEHGLKKPSLVKNPDGKQRERRRDSGRLVNKRDFGVKFRLGGGNGLLEKVHPRCSTKWVSYGGCIPAILQALDTVQDLDEALRPWEDRIGNKERSIILKEQLSWERALEIFEWFKRKGCYELNVIHYNIMLRSLGKARKWRFVESLWDEMNVKGIEPINSTYGTLIDVYSKGGLKEEALLWLDRMNKQGMEPDEVTMGIVVQLFKKAGEFHKAEEFFKKWSFGESLRREGSATTTAIAEVGSSLHVHTTLSSHTYNTLIDTYGKAGQLKEASETFAQMLKEGIAPNTVTFNTMIHICGNNGQLDEVALLMQKMEELRCPPDTRTYNILISLHAKHDNISMAANYFVKMKEASLKPDLVSYRTLLYAYSIRHMVHQAEDLLLEMDGSGLEIDEYTQSALTRMYIEAEMLEKSWLWFRRFHLSGTMSSECYSANIDAYGEHGHILEAEKVFICCQEQKKLSVLQFNVMIKAYGIGKCYDKACRLFDSMESYSVVPDKCSYSSLIQILAGADMPHIAKPYLSRMQEAGLVSDCIPYCALISSFAKLGQLEMAEELYKEMIRFDVQPDVIVYGVLINAFADVGSVKEAMSYVDAMKRAGLPGNTVIYNSLIKLYTKVGYLKEAEETYKMLQSSKVGPAIYSSNCMIDLYSERSMVKQAEEIFESLKRKGNANEFTFAMMLCMYKKIGRYKEAIQIARQMRELGLQTDLLSYNNVLGLYVMDGRFREAVRTFNEMIEAAIQPDDRTFKLLGIVLVRCGVPKQAVGKLEVATKKDAQSGLQAWMSTLLSVEESYAEQ is encoded by the exons ATGCTGGTGAAGCTCCAGCATTTAGATACCAGTTGCTTCCACATACTGGATTCTTCAAGAGCCTTACCCTGCATAAGAGTTTCGGTTTCTCCACTGGACCATGTTGAGCTAATTACCAACAGACACAGAGAACATAAAGTTCTTCAATGTCCCAGTGGAGAAATTAAAAGGTTTGATGTGTCCCATGAAAAAAGTGGTGTTGTTCATGAACATGGATTGAAGAAACCCAGTTTGGTGAAAAATCCAGATGGGAAACAGAGAGAGCGCCGTAGGGATAGTGGTAGACTTGTGAATAAGAGGGATTTTGGTGTTAAATTCAGACTGGGAGGTGGGAATGGATTATTGGAGAAAGTGCACCCTAGGTGCTCGACGAAATGGGTCTCTTATGGTGGATGCATTCCTGCGATTTTGCAGGCTTTGGATACGGTTCAGGATTTAGATGAGGCTTTGAGGCCATGGGAAGACAGGATTGGTAACAAGGAAAGGAGCATAATTTTGAAGGAGCAGCTGAGTTGGGAGAGGGCATTGGAGATTTTTGAGTGGTTTAAAAGGAAGGGTTGTTATGAATTGAATGTGATTCACTATAACATTATGCTTAGGAGTCTTGGGAAAGCACGGAAATGGAGATTTGTGGAGAGTTTGTGGGATGAGATGAATGTTAAGGGAATTGAGCCAATAAATTCCACCTATGGAACTCTGATTGATGTTTACAGCAAGGGTGGGCTTAAGGAAGAAGCCCTTCTTTGGCTTGATAGAATGAACAAACAAGGTATGGAACCTGATGAGGTTACTATGGGGATTGTGGTTCAGTTGTTTAAGAAGGCAGGAGAGTTTCACAAAGCTGAAGAATTTTTCAAGAAGTGGTCATTTGGTGAATCTTTGAGGCGTGAGGGTAGCGCTACTACTACAGCTATTGCTGAAGTGGGGAGTTCTCTGCATGTTCACACTACTTTGAGCTCACATACGTACAATACATTGATCGACACATATGGGAAGGCTGGACAACTTAAAGAAGCATCTGAAACTTTTGCACAGATGCTCAAGGAAGGGATAGCTCCAAACACAGTGACTTTCAATACAATGATTCACATTTGTGGCAATAATGGCCAACTAGATGAAGTGGCTTTGCTGATGCAGAAAATGGAGGAGCTCCGATGCCCACCTGACACAAGAACATATAATATTCTCATTTCCCTCCATGCTAAGCATGATAATATAAGCATGGCGGCAAACTACTTTGTGAAGATGAAGGAGGCTAGCCTCAAGCCAGACCTTGTGAGTTACCGCACCCTCTTGTATGCATACTCAATAAGGCATATGGTTCACCAAGCTGAAGACCTACTGTTGGAGATGGATGGAAGTGGTCTTGAGATTGATGAATACACCCAGTCAGCTCTGACTAGAATGTATATAGAAGCTGAGATGCTTGAGAAGTCATGGTTATGGTTCAGGAGGTTTCATCTTTCAGGGACCATGAGTTCTGAGTGTTATTCTGCTAATATTGATGCATATGGTGAGCATGGCCACATTTTGGAAGCTGAAAAAGTTTTCATTTGTTGCCAAGAACAGAAGAAGCTGAGTGTCCTTCAGTTCAATGTGATGATTAAAGCTTATGGGATAGGAAAGTGCTATGATAAAGCATGTCGGTTGTTTGATAGCATGGAGAGTTATAGTGTAGTTCCAGACAAATGTAGCTATAGTTCTCTAATACAAATTTTGGCTGGTGCTGACATGCCACACATAGCAAAACCCTATCTGAGTAGGATGCAGGAGGCAGGACTGGTAAGTGATTGCATCCCATATTGTGCTCTGATATCGAGCTTTGCAAAATTAGGTCAGTTGGAAATGGCAGAAGAACTATATAAGGAAATGATCAGATTTGATGTGCAACCGGATGTCATTGTCTATGGGGTACTGATAAATGCTTTTGCTGATGTTGGGAGTGTAAAAGAAGCTATGAGTTATGTCGATGCAATGAAAAGGGCAGGTTTGCCTGGAAATACGGTCATATACAACTCCTTGATCAAGCTCTATACCAAAGTTGGCTACTTGAAAGAAGCagaagaaacatacaaaatgcTTCAATCATCAAAGGTGGGTCCAGCTATATATTCTTCAAATTGTATGATTGATCTTTATAGTGAACGATCTATGGTTAAACAAGCAGAAGAGATTTTTGAGAGCTTGAAGAGAAAGGGAAATGCAAATGAGTTTACATTTGCAATGATGTTGTGCATGTACAAGaaaattgggaggtacaaggaagCCATTCAAATTGCAAGACAAATGAGAGAACTGGGACTTCAAACTGATTTGTTGAGTTACAATAATGTGCTTGGGTTGTATGTGATGGATGGCAGATTCAGGGAGGCAGTGAGAACCTTCAATGAAATGATAGAAGCTGCTATTCAACCTGATGATCGTACATTCAAATTACTTGGAATTGTTCTGGTGAGGTGTGGAGTTCCAAAGCAAGCAGTTGGCAAGCTGGAAGTAGCAACGAAGAAGGATGCTCAGAGTGGTTTGCAGGCTTGGATGTCAACTCTCTTATCTGTAG aAGAATCGTATGCAGAGCAATAA
- the LOC142624951 gene encoding uncharacterized protein LOC142624951 — protein MEGQKAKKYPQWSIHTDESSNKQASRVSNVLRSPKEDEIEYMVRLDFPTTNNEAKYEALVAGLDLAKAAEAMNVIIHCDSQVVTNQMNSDYECKGEKMKKYLEQVKKRVDNLHAKVVQIPKGENEQADRLAKATSTEHMITSGKKDAQAYVRAYNKCQRFSNVIRQPAEELIPITAPWPFAQWGLDIMGAFPIAMRRLKFLIVGIDYFTKWVEAEAIATIIEKNLGIKNHYSSPTHPHTNRQVEVTNPSLLKIIKTRLEGAKGIWPEELPRVLWTYRTTTRTPTRETPFLLACKSEPIILAEVGLTSYKVDNHDERRNDKTRRLQLNLVDKVRAAIKKRLAWYQGIMAKHYNFRVRNRDFQVGDLVWRNVTSATRDPSQGKLRPN, from the exons ATGGAAGGCCAAAAGGCAAAAAAGTATCCTCAGTGGAGTATACACACAGACGAGTCGTCCAACAAACAAGCTAGCAGAGTGAGTAATGTACTTCGTTCTCCAAAAGAGGATGAGATTGAATACATGGTTCGTCTAGACTTCCCGACGACCAACAATGAAGCAAAGTACGAAGCTCTAGTGGCAGGATTAGATCTTGCCAAAGCAGCAGAGGCAATGAATGTGATTATTCATTGCGATTCCCAGGTCGTCACAAACCAAATGAACAGTGATTACGAATGTAAGGGTGAGAAGATGAAAAAGTACCTAGAGCAAGTAAAGAAAAGGGTGGACAACTTACATGCCAAGGTTGTTCAAATCCCAAAAGGAGAAAACGAGCAAGCCGACCGTCTGGCCAAGGCCACATCAACAGAGCACATGATCACCTCAGGCAAG aaggatgcccaggCTTATGTCAGAGCCTACaacaaatgtcaaaggttcagcaacgTCATTAGACAGCCAGCAGAAGAGCTCATCCCAATAACCGCCCcatggcctttcgctcaatgggggttggatatcatgggcGCATTCCCAATAGCAATGAGACGGCTGAAGTTCCTGATAGTTGGcatagactacttcaccaaatgggtagaagctgaagCCATAGCCACCATCATTGAGAAGAAC ttggggatcaagaaccactactcctcACCTACCCACCCTCATACCAACAGACAAGTTGAGGTAACGAACCCATCCTTGCttaaaatcatcaagactcgactcgagggggcaaaaggcatATGGCCAGAAGAATTGCCGAGAGTACTATGGACATACAGGACAACGACTAGAACACCTACGAGGGAGACACCATTTCTCCTAGCATGCAAAAGCGAGCCAATTATCCTAGCAGAGGTTGGACTCACAAGCTACAAGGTGGACAATCATGATGAAAGGAGGAACGACAAAACCAGGCGTCTACAGCTTAACCTAGTGGACAAAGTAAGGGCGGCAATTAAGAAAAGGCTAGCATGGTACCAGGGCAtcatggccaagcactacaacttTAGGGTTAGGAACAGAGACTTTCAAGTTGGAGATCTCGTCTGGAGGAATGTGACAAGTGCCACAAGAGATCCCTCTCAGGGAAAGCTCAGACCTAATTAA